In Prevotella sp. oral taxon 475, one DNA window encodes the following:
- a CDS encoding DUF4369 domain-containing protein, whose amino-acid sequence MVRYIFYTLAGTQRLGNVFSYICLKAVVGLLLFLFVLTSCGVDGHRFKVEGRFLNLNQGEFYVYSTDGAIDGIDTIKLEGGRFVYEIPCTQQGTLVVVFPNFSEQPIFTQPGKSVEMEGDASHLKEMTVKGTKDNELMNRFRESIVNASPPEMMKYAEMFANDHAASPVSTYLVRRYFIATPTPDYSKALRLVQTLLAAQPKNGTLVKMREELQALVKIKMGSPLPTFSGIATSDEKVSQAALNKAPIAVVSVWSTYNPESTEMQRMLQSKFRTSKGKLKLLSICMDANRRECTDMMKHDSISWPNICDGRMFEGTVAKQLGICTVPYHIVLKNGKIVAKGLNTKQLQEKLESML is encoded by the coding sequence ATGGTTCGATACATATTTTACACCCTGGCTGGAACTCAAAGGCTTGGCAATGTGTTTTCTTATATCTGCCTGAAAGCCGTTGTGGGCTTGCTGCTGTTTCTCTTCGTTCTGACTTCTTGCGGCGTAGACGGCCATCGATTCAAGGTGGAAGGTCGCTTTCTCAATCTCAATCAGGGCGAGTTTTACGTCTACAGCACAGATGGAGCGATAGACGGAATCGACACCATCAAACTCGAAGGCGGGCGTTTCGTCTACGAGATTCCCTGCACCCAACAGGGAACCCTTGTGGTGGTGTTTCCCAATTTCTCCGAGCAGCCGATCTTTACACAACCCGGAAAGAGCGTTGAAATGGAGGGCGATGCTTCGCACCTCAAAGAGATGACCGTGAAGGGTACGAAAGATAATGAATTGATGAACCGATTTCGCGAGTCGATTGTCAATGCCTCGCCTCCCGAAATGATGAAGTATGCCGAGATGTTTGCCAACGATCACGCCGCATCTCCCGTGAGCACATATTTGGTTCGCCGGTATTTCATCGCCACACCCACCCCCGACTACTCGAAAGCACTGCGTCTGGTGCAGACGCTTTTGGCAGCTCAACCGAAGAATGGGACGCTGGTTAAGATGAGGGAAGAATTGCAGGCTCTTGTCAAAATCAAAATGGGAAGCCCGCTACCAACCTTCTCTGGCATAGCGACCAGCGACGAAAAGGTGTCGCAAGCAGCTCTCAATAAAGCTCCCATTGCCGTTGTCAGCGTTTGGTCTACCTACAATCCAGAGAGCACTGAAATGCAACGTATGCTTCAATCGAAGTTCCGCACATCGAAAGGTAAGCTCAAACTACTGAGTATCTGCATGGATGCCAATCGTCGGGAATGCACCGACATGATGAAACACGACAGCATATCCTGGCCCAATATCTGCGATGGCCGAATGTTCGAAGGAACTGTCGCCAAGCAGTTGGGCATCTGTACCGTTCCCTATCACATTGTTCTGAAAAACGGGAAGATTGTGGCAAAGGGGCTCAACACCAAACAATTGCAAGAAAAACTCGAGTCGATGCTCTAA
- the purB gene encoding adenylosuccinate lyase, with protein MNLDLLTAISPIDGRYRNKTAPLAGYFSEYALIRYRVRVEVEYFIALCELPLPQLAGVDCGLFERMRDIYRHFDEAQAQRVKDIEKVTNHDVKAVEYFIKEEFDAIGGLEAYQEFVHFGLTSQDINNTSVPLSLKEALQEVYLPQVEELVTQLKAYALEWKEVPMLAKTHGQPASPTRLGKEIEVFVYRLEEQLAQLKACKMSAKFGGATGNYNAHRVAYPGVDWKEFGNRFVAERLGLVREQFTTQISNYDHMGAVFDAMRRINTILIDLDRDFWMYISMDYFKQKIKAGEVGSSAMPHKVNPIDFENSEGNLGVANAMLQFLARKLPVSRLQRDLTDSTVLRNIGVPMAHALIAVQSTLKGLRKLILNEEKLTADLENTWAVVAEAIQTILRREAYPHPYEALKALTRTHEKMTAETIHAFIQGLEVSDEVKAELMAITPWNYTGI; from the coding sequence ATGAATCTTGATTTGCTTACCGCCATCTCGCCCATAGACGGGCGTTACAGGAACAAGACTGCTCCGTTGGCGGGATATTTTTCAGAATATGCTCTTATTCGGTATCGCGTGCGCGTGGAAGTGGAATATTTTATTGCGCTTTGTGAATTGCCCTTGCCGCAACTTGCCGGGGTAGACTGCGGTTTGTTTGAACGTATGAGAGATATTTATCGCCACTTTGACGAGGCGCAGGCGCAGCGCGTGAAAGACATCGAGAAGGTGACAAATCATGATGTGAAGGCCGTGGAATACTTTATTAAAGAAGAATTCGATGCTATTGGCGGACTGGAGGCTTATCAAGAGTTTGTTCATTTCGGGCTCACGTCGCAAGATATCAATAACACCAGCGTGCCGCTTTCGCTGAAAGAGGCCTTGCAGGAGGTGTATCTTCCGCAGGTGGAAGAGTTGGTGACACAACTGAAGGCTTATGCTCTGGAATGGAAAGAGGTGCCGATGTTGGCCAAAACGCATGGACAACCGGCCTCGCCAACGCGTCTTGGCAAGGAGATAGAGGTGTTTGTCTATCGTTTGGAAGAGCAGTTGGCACAGTTGAAAGCCTGTAAGATGTCGGCTAAATTCGGCGGGGCAACAGGTAATTATAATGCACACCGTGTGGCTTATCCTGGCGTAGACTGGAAAGAATTCGGCAATCGGTTTGTGGCCGAGCGGCTGGGACTGGTGCGAGAGCAGTTCACCACACAAATCAGCAACTATGATCACATGGGTGCTGTCTTTGATGCGATGCGCCGAATCAATACCATCCTCATCGATCTCGACCGCGATTTCTGGATGTATATCTCGATGGACTACTTCAAACAGAAGATAAAAGCCGGCGAGGTGGGGTCGAGTGCGATGCCCCATAAGGTGAATCCTATCGACTTTGAAAATAGCGAGGGTAACCTCGGAGTGGCCAATGCAATGTTGCAGTTCTTGGCTCGCAAACTGCCGGTGAGCCGTCTTCAACGCGATTTGACCGATTCTACGGTGCTGCGCAACATAGGAGTGCCGATGGCGCATGCGCTGATAGCCGTGCAAAGTACGCTCAAAGGACTGCGTAAACTGATACTCAACGAGGAGAAATTGACCGCCGATTTGGAGAATACTTGGGCTGTTGTGGCCGAGGCTATTCAAACGATTCTGCGCCGAGAGGCCTATCCGCATCCCTACGAAGCCTTGAAGGCTCTCACCCGAACCCATGAGAAGATGACGGCAGAAACGATTCATGCCTTTATCCAGGGCCTGGAAGTGAGCGACGAGGTGAAGGCGGAACTGATGGCGATCACTCCGTGGAATTATACGGGAATATAA
- a CDS encoding YifB family Mg chelatase-like AAA ATPase, with amino-acid sequence MLVKTYCAAVNGLDVTTVTIEVNLVKGMMYHFTGLGDEAVREGRDRISSAIQYNNMRFPRADITVNMAPADLRKEGSSFDLPLAIAILAADSQLPIERLNDYMMVGELSLDGTLQPIKGALPIAIRARAEKFKGLLVPKVNEREAAVVNHLDVYGMENIVDVVNFLSDKATFEPTIIDTRKEFYEHQYRFDLDFADVRGQENVKRAMEVAAAGSHNLIMVGPPGSGKSMMAKRLPSILPPLSLGESLETTQIHSVAGKLGKGMSLISQRPFRTPHHTISEVALVGGGTTPQPGEISLAHNGVLFADELPEFNKTTLEVLRQPLEDRHITISRAKYTIEYPCSFMFVASMNPCPCGYYGDPTHHCVCTPGQIQRYMNKISGPLLDRIDIQIEITPVPFKDISKTAQGEPSADIRERVIRARQIQEERYKDIKGVYSNAQMSERMIHQFAEPDAAGITMLRTAMERLSLSARAYNRILKVARTIADLAASPTVTSDHLAEAISYRNLDRGDWAERSL; translated from the coding sequence ATGCTTGTAAAAACCTACTGCGCTGCGGTGAATGGCCTGGACGTAACCACCGTTACCATCGAAGTGAACCTCGTGAAGGGCATGATGTACCATTTCACGGGTCTTGGTGACGAGGCCGTTCGTGAAGGGCGCGACCGCATCTCGTCCGCCATTCAGTATAACAACATGCGCTTTCCACGAGCCGACATCACGGTGAATATGGCACCGGCCGACCTCCGTAAAGAGGGTAGTAGCTTCGATCTCCCGTTGGCCATAGCCATCTTGGCGGCCGATAGTCAGTTGCCCATCGAGCGACTGAACGATTATATGATGGTGGGCGAACTGAGTCTCGATGGTACGTTGCAACCCATCAAAGGTGCATTACCCATCGCTATCCGAGCTCGAGCCGAGAAATTCAAGGGACTTTTAGTGCCAAAGGTCAACGAACGCGAGGCAGCCGTGGTGAACCATCTTGATGTTTACGGCATGGAAAACATCGTCGATGTGGTGAATTTCCTTTCAGACAAGGCTACATTCGAGCCCACCATCATCGACACCCGCAAAGAGTTTTACGAACATCAATACCGCTTCGACCTCGATTTTGCCGACGTCCGCGGACAGGAAAACGTGAAACGCGCTATGGAAGTGGCTGCGGCCGGGTCGCACAATTTGATCATGGTGGGTCCGCCGGGATCGGGTAAGTCAATGATGGCCAAGCGTCTGCCTTCTATTCTGCCACCATTGTCGCTGGGCGAGAGTCTCGAAACCACACAGATACACAGCGTTGCGGGTAAATTGGGCAAAGGGATGTCGCTCATTTCGCAACGCCCGTTCCGCACTCCGCATCATACCATCTCCGAAGTAGCCCTTGTCGGCGGTGGCACAACGCCCCAACCGGGCGAGATTTCCTTAGCTCACAACGGTGTGCTCTTTGCTGACGAGCTGCCCGAGTTCAACAAAACGACACTCGAAGTGCTGCGTCAGCCGCTTGAAGATCGGCATATCACCATCTCGCGAGCCAAATACACGATCGAATATCCCTGCTCGTTCATGTTTGTAGCCTCAATGAATCCCTGTCCCTGCGGTTATTACGGCGATCCCACTCACCATTGTGTGTGCACGCCCGGGCAGATTCAGCGGTACATGAACAAAATTAGCGGTCCGCTGCTCGACCGTATCGACATCCAAATAGAGATCACTCCCGTACCCTTTAAAGACATCTCAAAGACGGCACAGGGCGAACCGAGCGCCGACATCCGAGAGCGCGTCATCCGTGCACGGCAGATTCAGGAAGAACGATACAAAGATATCAAAGGCGTTTACAGCAATGCGCAGATGAGCGAACGGATGATTCACCAGTTTGCCGAACCCGATGCCGCGGGCATTACTATGTTGCGCACGGCGATGGAACGCTTAAGTCTCTCGGCTCGTGCCTACAACCGAATTCTCAAAGTAGCCCGAACCATTGCCGATCTGGCCGCCTCGCCCACCGTTACATCCGACCATCTTGCCGAGGCCATCAGTTATCGAAACCTCGATCGGGGCGACTGGGCCGAACGTTCGCTCTAA
- a CDS encoding pseudouridine synthase, giving the protein MESELEKKPQEASAGQPEESREGYSATAGSYSRTYGNDGAKPQRPRIHTQRAYSAGRHNGGDDEGAFRPEGFGAGLQSAGASQQRPYRPRYNNYNNENGGYQPRGYNARGGYQPRQEGGYRPRYNNNAEGENGYQPRGGYQPRPEGGYRPRQEGGYQPKQEGGYTSRANYQPRQEGGYRPHFNNGAEGEGGYQPHGGYQPRPYNARGGYNNNNARGGYQPHGGYQPGGYQPRGGYQPRGGYQPGGYQKQRTPGYNPNAKYSLKKRIEYKEEHIDPNEPLRLNKFLANAGICSRREADQFIQAGMVKVNGNVVTELGTKVLRSDEIVFHEQPVSLEKKVYVLINKPKDYVTTSDDPQQRKTVMDIVKGVCPERIYPVGRLDRNTTGVLLLTNDGDLASKLAHPKFLKKKVYHVFLDKELTEHDRQQIASGITLEDGEIHADAIEYSNEKDKAQVGIEIHSGKNRIVRRIFEHLGYRVVRLDRVQFAGLTKKNLRRGDWRFLTEKEVDMLRMGAFE; this is encoded by the coding sequence ATGGAATCAGAATTGGAAAAGAAGCCTCAAGAGGCGTCCGCAGGACAGCCGGAGGAGAGCCGTGAAGGCTACAGTGCAACAGCAGGGAGCTACTCCCGAACCTATGGAAATGACGGTGCTAAACCGCAAAGACCAAGAATCCACACACAGCGGGCTTACTCGGCCGGTCGCCATAATGGTGGAGACGACGAGGGCGCGTTCCGTCCCGAGGGCTTCGGAGCGGGTTTGCAAAGTGCAGGTGCTTCGCAACAAAGGCCTTATCGCCCGCGGTACAACAACTACAACAACGAAAATGGAGGCTATCAACCTCGTGGCTATAACGCCCGCGGCGGTTATCAGCCGCGTCAGGAGGGTGGGTACCGTCCGCGCTACAATAACAACGCCGAGGGGGAGAATGGCTATCAGCCTCGCGGTGGTTATCAACCGCGTCCTGAAGGCGGATATCGGCCGCGTCAGGAGGGTGGCTATCAACCCAAACAAGAGGGCGGCTACACTTCGCGAGCCAACTATCAGCCGCGCCAAGAGGGTGGCTATCGGCCACACTTCAATAATGGCGCTGAGGGTGAAGGTGGCTATCAGCCGCATGGTGGTTATCAACCCCGGCCCTATAACGCCCGTGGTGGCTATAACAATAATAACGCTCGCGGCGGTTATCAACCGCATGGGGGATACCAGCCGGGTGGCTATCAGCCCCGCGGTGGCTATCAACCTCGCGGTGGTTATCAGCCGGGTGGCTACCAAAAGCAGCGCACGCCGGGCTATAACCCCAATGCTAAGTATAGCTTGAAGAAGCGTATAGAATATAAGGAGGAACATATCGACCCGAACGAACCGCTTCGCTTAAACAAATTCTTGGCCAATGCTGGTATATGCAGTCGTCGGGAGGCCGACCAATTCATACAGGCCGGTATGGTGAAGGTGAACGGAAACGTCGTGACCGAACTGGGAACGAAGGTGCTTCGCAGCGATGAAATCGTCTTCCACGAACAACCTGTCTCGCTGGAAAAGAAGGTATACGTACTCATCAACAAACCTAAAGATTATGTAACGACCAGCGACGACCCGCAACAACGCAAGACGGTGATGGACATTGTGAAGGGTGTGTGCCCTGAACGCATCTATCCTGTAGGCCGACTCGACCGCAATACCACGGGCGTTCTGCTTCTTACCAACGACGGAGACTTGGCCAGTAAGCTGGCACATCCCAAGTTCTTGAAGAAGAAGGTCTACCATGTGTTCCTCGATAAAGAGCTCACCGAACACGACCGCCAGCAGATTGCCAGCGGAATCACCCTCGAGGATGGCGAAATACATGCCGATGCCATCGAATATTCCAACGAAAAGGATAAGGCGCAGGTGGGTATCGAAATCCATAGCGGGAAGAACCGCATCGTGCGCCGCATCTTCGAACACTTGGGTTATCGGGTGGTACGACTCGACCGTGTGCAGTTTGCCGGACTCACGAAGAAGAATCTGCGTCGCGGCGACTGGCGTTTCCTCACCGAAAAAGAGGTGGATATGCTGAGAATGGGTGCTTTTGAATAA
- a CDS encoding lipopolysaccharide assembly protein LapB, with protein sequence MKRNLILTFSVVSSLALTSCSKLGALSADNFTVTPTPLEEMGGKVPATIDARFPAKYMKKKAVVTVVPELRFAGGQVARGESSTFQGEKVMGNNQSVAYKVGGRYSMKTSFNYVPDMQKSDLYLAFDARLGKKKVNLPAVKVSFGVIATSQLYKQALLNDGLCLAPDTFQRVRAQRQEANIKFLINQANLRKSELKNNSVTEFVRMLQKINADREGLNLRNVEVSAYASPEGGFNFNDKLANKRQNTGEGYVRDQLKQNKVQANVDAHYTAQDWEGFQKLVQASNIQDKDVILRVLSMYKDPEERERQIRNMSAGFRELATGILPELRRARLIINYETIGRSDEQILQQYASDASQLSVDELLYAATLVNNDREAMDIYKKTAELYPTDYRALNNAGILALQMDNENEARSLFQRALSKANNAPEAQANLGLLALKNGNLQEAENLIAKASGANDFNKAVGALNIAKGNYALAEQNLKEYDTNMAALAKLLNKNYAGATATLKDVKKADGLTDYLLAIVNARQGNNSAAATALQNAIRKNPSLASYAANDLEFSKVNR encoded by the coding sequence ATGAAGAGAAATCTAATCCTCACCTTTTCAGTTGTTTCCTCGTTGGCGTTGACCTCGTGCTCAAAGCTGGGTGCTTTGTCTGCCGATAACTTTACCGTAACGCCCACCCCGTTGGAAGAGATGGGTGGTAAGGTGCCGGCTACCATCGACGCAAGGTTCCCGGCCAAGTATATGAAGAAAAAAGCCGTTGTCACGGTGGTGCCCGAACTGCGTTTTGCCGGCGGACAGGTGGCAAGAGGCGAGAGCTCTACCTTCCAGGGAGAGAAGGTGATGGGTAACAACCAGTCTGTAGCCTACAAAGTGGGCGGACGCTACTCGATGAAGACTTCGTTCAACTATGTTCCCGACATGCAGAAGAGCGATCTCTATCTCGCTTTCGACGCACGCTTGGGTAAGAAAAAGGTGAATCTGCCGGCCGTGAAGGTGTCTTTCGGTGTGATTGCCACCTCACAACTCTATAAGCAAGCCCTGCTTAACGACGGTCTTTGCCTGGCTCCCGACACGTTCCAACGCGTAAGAGCTCAACGGCAGGAAGCTAACATCAAGTTCTTAATCAACCAAGCCAACCTCCGCAAGAGCGAATTGAAAAACAATTCGGTGACCGAATTTGTTCGGATGCTGCAGAAAATCAATGCCGACCGCGAGGGATTGAACCTCCGCAACGTAGAGGTGAGTGCCTATGCATCGCCCGAAGGTGGCTTCAATTTTAACGACAAACTGGCCAACAAACGCCAAAACACCGGCGAGGGCTACGTCAGAGATCAACTCAAACAGAACAAGGTGCAGGCGAATGTCGATGCCCACTACACGGCACAAGACTGGGAAGGCTTCCAAAAACTGGTTCAGGCCTCTAACATTCAAGACAAAGATGTGATTCTGCGCGTGCTCTCTATGTACAAAGACCCTGAAGAACGCGAACGCCAGATACGTAACATGAGTGCCGGTTTCCGCGAGTTGGCTACGGGTATCCTACCCGAACTGCGCCGCGCACGCCTCATCATCAACTACGAAACGATTGGTCGTAGCGACGAACAGATTCTGCAACAGTATGCAAGCGATGCTTCTCAGCTGAGCGTCGACGAACTGCTGTATGCCGCAACACTGGTGAACAATGACCGCGAGGCGATGGACATCTATAAGAAAACAGCCGAACTGTATCCTACCGACTATCGTGCACTGAACAATGCCGGCATCTTGGCCTTGCAAATGGACAATGAGAACGAGGCGCGCAGCCTCTTCCAGCGTGCTCTTTCAAAGGCCAACAACGCACCGGAGGCTCAAGCCAACCTCGGTCTTTTGGCTCTGAAAAACGGGAATTTGCAGGAAGCTGAAAACTTGATTGCCAAGGCTTCGGGTGCTAACGACTTCAACAAGGCCGTGGGTGCTCTCAATATCGCGAAGGGAAATTATGCTCTTGCAGAACAGAATCTGAAGGAGTATGACACCAATATGGCTGCTTTGGCTAAACTGTTGAACAAGAATTATGCGGGCGCAACGGCTACGTTGAAAGACGTGAAGAAGGCCGATGGACTCACTGATTACCTCCTGGCCATTGTCAATGCTCGCCAAGGCAACAACAGCGCGGCTGCTACGGCTTTGCAAAACGCCATCCGCAAAAATCCATCGCTGGCTTCTTATGCTGCCAACGATTTGGAATTCTCTAAAGTAAATCGATAA
- a CDS encoding ABC transporter permease: MITISIFRLLLALLLVLVPIYFFRIFRVSLIRSTLISTLRMVVQMSLIGVYLEFLFSLNNGWVNFLWFCVMVMVAASTAVSRTRLRARLMLMPVAVGLATGALVVGLYALVGVLGLHNPFDARYFIPLMGILLGNMLGGNVLSLTTFYQGLQREHQLYYYLLGNGATRLEALTPFIRRAIEKAFLPCVANMAVMGLVSFPGTMIGQILGGATPDVAVRYQMLIVFITFCAPMLSLIVTLYLAHRASFDEYGRLREVMQRG, encoded by the coding sequence ATGATAACCATCTCTATTTTCCGACTTTTGCTGGCACTCTTACTGGTACTTGTTCCGATTTATTTCTTCCGCATATTCCGCGTTTCGCTCATCCGCTCCACACTCATTTCTACGTTGCGAATGGTGGTGCAGATGTCGCTCATCGGAGTTTATCTGGAGTTTCTCTTCTCGCTGAACAACGGTTGGGTAAATTTTCTGTGGTTCTGTGTGATGGTGATGGTTGCAGCCAGTACGGCAGTAAGTAGAACTCGACTACGGGCTCGCCTGATGCTGATGCCCGTGGCTGTGGGACTGGCGACGGGGGCACTCGTCGTGGGATTGTATGCATTGGTAGGTGTGTTGGGTTTGCACAATCCGTTTGATGCGCGTTATTTCATTCCGTTGATGGGTATCTTGCTCGGTAATATGCTTGGAGGCAATGTTCTCTCGCTCACCACTTTCTATCAAGGGCTGCAACGTGAACATCAGCTCTACTATTATCTGTTGGGTAACGGGGCAACACGGCTTGAGGCACTTACGCCCTTTATTCGTCGGGCTATCGAGAAAGCCTTTCTTCCGTGCGTGGCCAATATGGCGGTGATGGGATTGGTGAGTTTTCCGGGAACGATGATCGGTCAGATTCTCGGTGGAGCTACGCCTGATGTTGCCGTACGCTATCAGATGCTCATCGTTTTTATTACGTTCTGTGCGCCGATGCTCTCGCTCATTGTCACGCTCTATTTGGCCCATCGCGCTTCGTTTGACGAATACGGCCGACTGCGCGAGGTGATGCAACGCGGCTGA